Below is a genomic region from Meleagris gallopavo isolate NT-WF06-2002-E0010 breed Aviagen turkey brand Nicholas breeding stock chromosome 5, Turkey_5.1, whole genome shotgun sequence.
atgatttttttttaaaagaagtctgAAGTGAACAGGAATCTGAAACTCAAATTTTCCCACCACAACACAACCACTTCTCCTCCCAGCCCAAAACAATAATCACGTCTTCCTCCCCCGAAGTCCCACGccaagcagcacagaacagaagagAGCAGCAGATACATTTATCCCAAAGCAAGTGTTACTCTGCATAAAGCTGGTAACCACACCACACATCTGCTACTGTCAAAAGCTCCTTGAAGACTCTGAACTAGCTCCTGAATAAACATAGTAGTTTTCCTGAGTCTCCTTAACATACTTTTTCTAACACAATCCAGCTGGAAATGGTTCTTTGAAGTCAGAATTAACAGCAGGTTCTTGCATTCAACTCCTGGCCATCTGACATCACAGGAAATAATTATCAAAAGCTCCTATCTTGGTGTGACATCCTCACACAAGTTAATGACAGAGCAGCTTCTGCACCTACCATCAGGTGCTGAAAAcctatttccctttttttttaaagttattgtgaacaataaaataattagaaCAGTATTAGAACAGTATGGAAAGTACCTGAACACACTGAGATGAAGAGAAGCACAGTTTTACTTTAGTTTCTACCGCCCATTAAGAAATCATtaactagggaaaaaaaaaaaaaaagcaagcaaaaccaAATCCAGTTGATGAGAAGATTATAGATTTCCTGGAGGGATTTAGAGaataaaagggggaaaatgcCTGGCGCTTGGTTAGTGCTGTCTGCTAGACCTACTGCCACCTACCTCACAGTAGAAACACAAGCAGACATGGCTATTACAGAGAGAGTAAAGAAGAATTTGCTTGTACCGAGGTCCCCTGAGGAGTAGAAAATGATACCAGATGGCCTTGACTACGTGCAGTACTGATTTACTGTGACAGATGGGAAGACAGGTAAGAATGGGGATATGATAAAATATGTTACTTCATTAACTTATTAAAATACACTGcttcaagaaaataatcttcGATGTGGAGCAATTTGAAATGGTTCAGTCGTTTATGATTTTATATTCTCCCTGTGACGTAACCAGAAGTTTCCTCAGTCACTGCAGCTTCAGCTGTTATTGAAAATAACAGTTCAACACAAGAAatagaagagcagcaaaaagaaaatatttgctatttctaaacagaaaaaaaaccaccagcgATCTCATAACACTTGAGTGCCACAATGAAAACTGTGTTATCAGACTTCTTTGTGACAATTTCAAGTTGTTTTAATAAAAGACCCCTCACCTACTGCTATACCCTGGCTAATAGTCCATGACTCATCAAGTGGCCGTCCCAAACTGAACATCACccaagggatggggaaaaagcaaagatgacAGACTTTCTAAGCAGTGGCACCTGCTATGCTTAGCATGCTGAAGGTTACACCCCTAAAAGGTATTATCCACAGCCTCTAAACCATCAGAACTGTTACACACAAAACAAGGCCAAAGGGAAGCAGCATCAGGATGCTGATGTAATGAGTGGAGTTGGATGTGTGCACAAATGACAGATGATAAAAATGTGGCTatgcataaagaaaaacatgtaaaaGTAACAGCGGAGTcgttttttgctttttgtcacTTGGATTCTAGGCGTAGTGTTTTCAATGTAAAGGCTGCTGGACTAGCATCTGAGAGAAATTCAAGGCTCTCCTAGAACACTGCAAATGTGAACAGGCTCCCCACAGCCTGGTGCGTGTCAGCATCACCAGCAGGAATCAACACTCATGTAAATTCCTCAGGCTCATTACAATTTGCTCTTTGGATCAGTTTTCAAGAGAACTCCATTATGAATGGCTAGCGGGAGAAAAAGACTCAACCTGTAGATTCAGGTAGATAGCCTACACTTCTAGAAATGCTGTTCTACAACATGTAAGCATCTGTTACCACATCATTATTTCCTGATTTGTTACAGACCTTaaagctctccagcttctggaaaCAGTTCAGTTATGTGGAAGAATTAAGAAAGGTAAAATAGCGAGATCATAAGGAAAGATGGTAATGAAggggaaataaggaaaaacGCTGGGAACTCTGGTGTAAATATTCCTGTTATCACTCACATCATTTGCAGTAGCCTCTGTGACTGAACTTTTTTTAACAGGTAACTTACTACTAAGTTACTAGCTGCATATATATGTtataaaaaatgctttaagaaTGTAGATCCCATCCACACCATTAATTTCACAGTTgtaaatcagaaagaaaaaaaacaacttttgaaGGTCTAATGTTGTTCAGGCCTGATAAATCAATTCTATCTTCAAAATAGTATCTTGTGAAAGAAGGTAAGTTCTAGTTCCTTTGTCAAATTAACCTCCTGTAAAATACACAAATAAGTACTCCTGGGGATCAGCACCAGGTACAAATCTAGAACACATTTAGGTTGTTATAAAGCCAACAGACAGCCACCACTACTCCAAGAGCCAGGCCATACCCATTACTGACCTAGCAGACAATTaggaaaatgacaaaatgtAAAGAAGTTAAGAGGCACAATGGCCTGTGTAGTATAAGTAATAAATGGCATGAAAGAGACACGGCCATTCAAACTGAAACAATAAGCACTTCAGGAAAAATACTTCAAGCCTTGAAAATCCATATAAAAAAACTATTTGGCAATGTTATCTTTAAAAAGTGCAGGAAAAGTATAGCTTAAAAAGGGTACAGCATTACAAAGTTTGCCCCTAAAGAGTTGAGACTGTGCACATCAAGCATTCCTGACTTTTCAATGCACTACAGTTATTGAAGTATAATATAATTTGCATAAGATAAAAGGTGCCTgacaaaaaaaatgctgtgcCTTGGAAAGGGATGATCTTTTAGCACCCATTTGCATTGAGAGGCATCAGCAGTTGGCAAAAAGTCCTCAAGTAGTTTCACTAGACTAATGATCATCAGTAAGAGGTGAATGCAGGATTCcccaaggaaaagcaaaatgcctAACAGGGCCACTGAAAACCCACcaggttttgcttttgtctgtttgttctttttgtttgttgagaACTGCTTCAGAAACACTTTGTACCCTATCATAACATAAATATTTACCTGTAGATCTTATTATATCAGCCTTAGTATATTtcatttaatggaaaaaaacaacaaaaagaaaacaacacgTGCCCCCACTGATGTCAGTGGTTCAGACTCTTGAAAGTGAGCCAGTAAAGTTCTCTGGTCCCTCATCAGCTATTTCCATCAGATTTCTACTCCTCAGAGTCCAGAAGAGCTTGATTTCAAAGGACAATATGGATCTCTCTCACAAGTAGCAGCAGTGTAATCACAGAACCAAATTACTAATACCTGCTAATGTTTTTGGTGCTTTACatgtcagaagaaaatattgccTGTTTCAAACTTACTAACAACTGTATGAACAACCAAAGTGATACTCCTTGCTTCTATTCTTTATCTTAAATAATTGAATACACTGAACAATTTGTTCTTTCTTAGCCTGTTGATTTCCTACTCTAACATTACACCTTCTCTACAGTACTTCTTTCCTATCAATGACACCTGTTACAACAGCACCGTCGTCCAGTATTCTGAGTGTAGCCCACTCCTGTAATACAATTAATGATCAACATTACAAGAACCATTTGCACTGTCAAGACGACATGGATTCAGTGGGGGGGNNNNNNNNNNNNNNNNNNNNNNNNNNNNNNNNNNNNNNNNNNNNNNNNNNNNNNNNNNNNNNNNNNNNNNNNNNNNNNNNNNNNNNNNNNNNNNNNNNNNGGAGAGTCCCCTTCTTCACTTGTGAGACTTCAACCTCTCAAAAGGCAGCCATTCTTTATCTTCTCAGCTGTGAAAGCTCAATTGCAGGATGCTTTGGTGATTGCAATTTCATGATGAGTCACTACATTCTTCCCAACTCACCCTTCTTAAACTCCAAATTCCATCTTCCCTGAGAATAGGGCCATAAGCAACAACTAAAATAGCAAATGTCTTCAGAAAAGTTACACAGAATTTATGTCCGGCTGCCAAAGTACCTTTTGCTATACTAAAAATTTTCCCAGTATTCCTCATTTTGCAATCAAGGTTCCTTCTGAACTCCATAAAGTAGATGGGATGGATGATGGCTAAGACAGACAACGATAAAGGGAGCAGCCGACATTTACTGCTCATGTCAGACCAAGAAGACCGGTGAAATTCGAGCTTTTAGTGATGGTGTCCAATGGACAAAACTAGAGGAATAAGGCATCCTAAGACCAGGGCTGCCACCTCCAGACGGCTGAGTCCTTTTCCTCCAGTTGATTCAGGTCTGTGACTGTGCGCGATTCCTCCTACTTCTGGGAGGACGTGAACTGTGGCAACGTAAAGAAAGGTCCCAGCAGAAAAAAGCATAGCAACTCCGGTGGCATTGACTTCTGAAAGGGCttctttgctgctctgtggaattgaaacaaaaacacaaagagggaaaaaaaaataatcaggataTGCATAAGTTCTTCAATCAATAATAAAGAAATCCTACAAAGGTCCAGACACAGTAGGATTTTTGCCAACTTTAAACTGTTATTGCTGTGAGTGAATTAAAATGTTGCTTAATGTCTTGCACCTCACATGTGGCAACTGGAATTATAAAGTTGATGAGGGACAAgttatgttttgaaaaatacGAGGTTCAGACTGCAAAGCCATCAAACTGAGGAACGACACTCAGGACTGACTCTCCTTCTAAACAGTgttcaaataaaatgttatcCTTTAAATATCTGCAGGTGGTGAGAGCAGAAATTGCTAGATTTAAACCCCAAATAATGATTCTCTCAATATTTCATGCAGATGTGCAAATGAACAATAAAAACCTTTCCAGAATTTCCACACAAGCTGCACAAATAAATGCACCCTCTGGAtcaaaaaccaaccaaacaaaaaaaaaacaaccagcacCTATTCATATTAGGATTAAGACCTTGCTACGCATCATTAATTGTAATGAAATGCAAAACTGGTCACGTGATTTTCAAAACACTTCTTGAATAGTCTCCGACTCAAGTGCAATGCTAGTTCTTTGGTAAACTCTCAGGCTacttttccaaagagaaaaaaatgcatcttctaCCCCAGTCTTTATGCCTTAGCAATTCTCTGTCCATTCTCAAgtgcaaaatgcaaaatcaaCATTAGCAGAGTGCTCAAATACCATTCTCATTTCTATTCACAAACCCTTTCTGGTACTTCCTGCACTGCAGTACCAGCTAGAGCTGCCTTCCAGGAAGTAAAGGATTTACTTAATCTTTTCTGTCATGCTTTGAGTTTTATGagataacattttaaattttttatgaCACAGCTTCATAGTGTGTAACCAGGACAGCCTACAGAAGTATCTGTAGGACACAGCAGTATCAGAGAAAATGCAAGAAGGGgaagaaacatttaatttggAGAGAGATGCCCATTTCACAGACATGAACTGTACATAATGAAGACTGTGCTTTTAGGAGTGTGAAAGGCAGAAGGGCTGTTCTAGCAAAGAGGGATTCAGCTTCTGATATGTTGAAGAAGTCTTTGTACTTCAAACAGGGAATTCTAGCATGGCGGGAAAAACTAGCAAAGATTCTTTTCTACCTGCATATTAAAATGAGAATACATGcagcaacactgaaaatgaCTGAACTATGCAGTCACCTGATACAGTGTGGTATACAAGTAAATATGCTGAGTTGTCAAGCACAACAcgtaaaaatgaaaaaaaagacagaaatcagTCTTCTAAACAAACAATCTACCTATAGGAACTGTATCTTTGGTTCTGATTGAATgcaattgttttttgtttgcttgtttcccTTACTTATACTGCTACTTTtttatctattaaaaataaagaatactACTTCTGCTGAATTCTTCAGGCAATTCAGAATTGTGTTTTATGAATTTTATCTGATGTTCATTTCCCCTAACTTGACCACTTATACACATTTTGGGCAGAAGAGAATCACAGACCTACCTTGCTTAGCCCTAAGTATGTCACCATGGACATAACAGGTGCTGCCAGTGCAAAGACCAGCAAGTGTTTTCTAATTCGATTCCGTTCCAGCCCAGCATGCATCAGGAAGGAAACCAGGCCAAAGGCAGCTGGTGCCtgcagaaacagaatgaaacaaTTACTTGCTAGTAATCCAAGCCTTTCTAAAATTACCTGAAATACAATATAAGAACTTAGTTGAAATATGACTTACTCCACGGAAATGCACTGAATTGGAAGAAATTCAGGGAAAGAATGTATATTTTCAGTTAACTCAAGTAAGTGGAATTCTATTTAATGCCCCATCTTAAGAACTTTGGCTGTAATGGAAACCCATATTCTGCCTATCATTCAAACAAGCCACAGCCTACAATCTATTTACTACAACACcaatgaattaaaacaaaaacagaaatatacttaattcttcagagaaaaggaaataggaGTTATGAATTACAAAATGCTTTCGCCTCTTAGGTAACTGATGTTCTAGCTCTGTGTTATGACACATCCCTTTTGGGGTAGAAACACGTATCAGAAAgttcatacagaaaaaaattaatggaaTAATCTCCAACTGCAGACTCAAAGATACGGATTGCTCCACCCATATTGTCAGTTATTTCCTTACATAAAGAAGGGATAGAAGCAGGAGCTGAGATGTTCTCCTTGTGTGATTCTAGAACAAGGATTGCAGTCACCATACAGTGTTACATTAGTATTAGTGCGATGCTAGGAAAGGTACAGAAGAGTACAGATATTTGTGTAGTCATAAGCATTAATATGTTTGTTCTGATTTGAGTAGTTCCTATAATCTCTGTATTTCCATTAACtcctgtaatttcttttttccatctggTATAAGGCATTCCTAGATGTTGGTTTCTGTAGCTGGAACAGAAAAATTCTACCATTAACACTGAGGGAAAAAGATTCCCAAAACAGGTAGCTATCAGCCTCCAAGTGAACAAAGACTTAAATGCTCTTCTGGTTTATTCATCATTCAATTGTatatcaacaacaacaaactcttttcccttttatgtGCGAGCACAGTTTCTTATCCACAAGGCCGCAGAAGACATACCAACTATTCAATACCAACTATTTCTTGATATATTTCATGGGataaattttcttccaaaattgtGCAATTGCACAATTTAAGAAGACAGAGACTTTGAATGTTAAGAATAACGGAAGCAAAATTTCACTTGGCACAAGCCACAAAGTAAGCCTTGCAGGAAGATGCAACACTTAGCACTACCTTTGAAGTGAGTTGCATAAAGAAGCATTTATTGCAGAAACAGTGAATGAAAGATATTCTAAATGGGAATTTCCTAACATTTTGGATACACAGTTGTGCAAGCAAGACTTTAGATATGAACGTATGACTAACTACTGTAGTATGTGTATGTGCTGTATAACTCATACACATCAGCACACATCTGGAACCTACACAGTCAACATACATTCTTGCATAAACTCTAAGAAAAGGAAGCTCTTGTAAACTTCATTTTCCCACGAGAAAATTGTTTACAAGTTTTTTCCTGCAGATATGATAGACATTAAAGCTGCTTTAGTAACAGAAGCTTTTTTTAGTATCCAATATTAAGTAGGCTCAGAAGACTAGCCCTGCAAACTGTAAAACCTTTCATTACATAAATatcctttccattttctgggcaatagaggcaaaaaaaaaaaaaaaccaaccaaaaaccccgaagaaacaacaacaacaaaaaccaaaccctaAAACCTGTTTGATGAGCATAAAACCACAATCTCTCCTTGAATACACTAGCACATACTCCCATGGTCAAACTCTAGAACTTTGTGTGCATCTCTTACAGCAGTAagaattcatagaatggcctggattgaaaaggaccacaatgatcatccagtttcaaccccctgctatgtgtagggtcaccaaccaccagaccaggctgctcagagccNNNNNNNNNNNNNNNNNNNNNNNNNNNNNNNNNNNNNNNNNNNNNNNNNNNNNNNNNNNNNNNNNNNNNNNNNNNNNNNNNNNNNNNNNNNNNNNNNNNNtggccttgaatgcctccagggatggggcgtccacaacctccttgggcatcaccaccctgtgtgaaaaacttcctcctaatatctaaacgaactctcccctgtctcagcttaagaccattcccccttgtcctgtcactatccacaaatatttttttgaatcTTTAGATAttgcaggaaaatgaagaacaagCAGCACACCAACCCTGACACCACCACCAAAAGCActaacttcaaaaaaaaatttgcttcaGAAAACATAACGTGACCCTGACACATTTCTTAAAGAGCTGTTCTTCTCAAATCACTTTTGAGAGACAGCCTTGTTAGCCACTGCAGACAAGGTAGGCAGTAACAAACATCAATTCCTTCTCATTCAGACTTAGCACCCATCATTTGCTATTCTGTCATACGTCACAGTCATGCACTTTTGTTCTTGAAGTTGAATTACTAATCTGTTAATTTACAGATTACATCACTAAGGACACTTAAGAACTTGTGTAAGTTCTGTATGCTTTGACTTGTctttcaaagaacaaaatacacaGGTTTTTGATGTTGGCTTACCTTGTGCAGCATAATTGCAACAAACACTATCAACTGGACACTAGTCTGAGAAGTAGAAGCTGCTGCACCCAATGCAACACCATCAGCTGAAAGAAGAATAAGAATTCCTGAGTTACTCCTTCATGCAAGTTTCAGCTGTCCCCCATGCTGGTTGGCAgtagaaaacatttgaaaagtcTTGATATTCAAAATTCTATCAACATAAACAGCCCCACACATCATTCACTCCCCACTGCCTCCTCGGGCACAATTTCAGGCAGCAGCTCTCATTTCCTCAGAACCATACAAAGTACAATGAGAATCTGTTCAATATTGATGCAGTCTGCCAAATTAGAATCAGGCAACAAGTTTACTAGGTTTAGTTTTCTGTCTAAAAGCATCCTCCTCTCTAAATTAAACAAGCTGTTTCAGATTCTAAACATTGAAAGTACATTAACGGCTACTATttctatttacatttaaatgttacttttttctcatttaacaAACAAGGAATAGGAATGGATACTATATTAATCCTTAATATATACTTTCATCAGTGAAACATGTCCTAAAATGTTTATCCAAAGGTTATCTGCACAGTAATTCtcagcagaagagaacaaaaagcatgtttatattacatatataatGTATAACCCATGCTGATGTTGTAGTTATTCACAACCCTTTCAATCCCTGTAAGTCAACATATAAGTGTTTCAGTTAAATATTTGAGCTCTACTCTATAAACTCCTTTCTCATCACAAGATTGTCCTGGGTTTATTTTGGCAATTCTCCTGTTTATTTGatggttttactttttttaaatatttgtcagTTGAGCTGACAAATAAACCTAAAAAATGTGTCATACTACATATCAAATGTTTAAGCATATATTAAAATGTAGCAGATAGGGAAGTCAGCAAAGAATTGTACAGGCAGGAATTAAGCACCACATGAAATTatggatggaaaaaataaaggagagaaaacacAGCACTCGAATACAATTCCATGAAACCTTTTGAGCATCGGAGTATGTCTTCTCAATCAGTTTGGGTGGGGAacattgcttttttgttgttggtacAAAACACGGCATCTTCAAAACCAGAACACAAATATTTCTATCCCACCTAAAGACAAACTGCACAGCAATGGAAGTCGCCCTTGAGTTTTAACAGTAGGTCCCACATTACCTGCAGCATGGACCACTAATCCCAGTGTTGTGGTGATTTTGGAATTGCCTGATCTAGCAGCTTCTGGATCTGAAAGGGTCATGAAGAAAGTAAAGGTAAGAgaataaatacacaaattaagctggaagaaaaaaatctaaatattaCTACACATCTCTATCAGTGATAAACAGCTTAGAAAGTTGCATTTAAACTTATCagcttttgcatttctgcattaaatttaaatattcttctTCATAATGTGTATCTCTAACACAGACCACAGTCAATTTTCTCCTGCTATTTGCTCTGATGACGTAGAAAAGAGTCACAATATGTACAAACCACAGATTTTTCTGGCAGAAGTCTTTTGGAAAGCCAAAAAATAAATGGGTTATACTGCAAAACAGACAATAATTCAAGTGTAAAAACACTCTCCACACCCATACACGCTTGCAGAGTTATTTTACATTAATTAAGCACACTCTCAAATTTTGCTGGATTTCAGAACAGATTTCCAGAACATTTTAAACAGATCCTGCACTTAGCTCATACTGCACCTACTGAAATTCTGGACGTGACTGGTCAAATTAAATCCCAGTAGCATTCATGAAATTGCACCTTGCTAATTAGAAGTAATGAGCAAGTTTAACTGTAGAGTTTCTTTACTCACCATCTGTAGTGTGCACATGAGAGCTGCCTATCTGATCAACCAGAAGCATGAAGACAAAGCCAAGGACAAGCGAAACACCAATGTATGCGTGCAACCTGGAATGGTCATGGCCATACTCATGTACAACAGCGATTTCGGCAACCTTCTCAGACTCCATCACATGCTGCATCTCATTTGCTGGGTGATGCTTCCCTGCGGCAGGCAAACTAACAGGTTAGGAGAAAGCAGACTAACGTGAGGCAatcatttctttcctcctttgctCAGTGTTCCTCATGCATTCTGAGACAACGCACAGAAGTCACTGCTTCACGGTTTTCTTAGCTCAGTTTCCTAGGAGAGCACGCATTTATCTGGTTTAACAAAGTTCTCAGTTTCCAGCTGATGtaagtgaagaatttctttttctacccACTACCAGAAACACAATTAGAAAGGTACAAGCAAAGACGAGGAATAAAGAGTTTTCAGTTAAGTCCCCACCTACTGCATAGCACACAGCGCACATTCAATTTCTCAGTTCAGACTCCATGCTCATCTGAATCATATATTCTTTCCAAACCCCTGCTAACTCGGCTAGAGACAAACCATCGTGCTCGAAAACCCTTTGGGTGATGCAGAACAGGCATTTCATGCTCCTTGGTCTGACTTTTACAATAAATAATTGTACTTGCATGGCAGGCAAGCCACTTCACACACTAAGTGCTATTCAAATGTTTCCAGTGGGGGAACAGACACAGTAAATCTACTTCCACATCTGATATCTCAAAGCTAAGTCAGATGTTTGAATTGCACGCTATATTCCAAGGCCCTGAGCTACCTATCATTCAGTACAAGTTGCCTCCGCTCCAGAGCAGGGAAAATGCTTACAACCCTATCTGTAAAATCCTTTAATGCTCTGATAGgaaaccatttcttcttctgtttgctAGACCCAACAAAATATCtctaattataattatttttgtccCTCCCCTATACTTAGGAAACACTACTAATCATACGAACAACTTTCTGGTATTTACATGAAAgaacttaagaaaaaattgttaaaaaaaaaaccacctttgGTTATCCTACTTCTCTAGGAAAGATACCACATTCATTTTTGTAGTTAAATCTGTAACATGAATTTTGCCCCTTTgcaatataaaaagaaaaaaatctccttaTCTTCCCTGGTCAACAGCTGAAACCATCGTCTTAGGATTTGAGTGGCAAGTGCAATGTGCTGGGAGAAATTACAAACAGGATGACAGGAAGCAGAACTATCAGAAGAAGATCATTCTCCTGATGCcacttatatttttctttaaagacagAATCACTTTCTCCACAATACTGTGAGTTCAGAATTGAGCCTGAAGTCATCCACAGGAAAAAGTTCTTGTGTACTACATAAATATTACTGACATTCTCAATGCCTCCCTTCTGCCCCTTCCAAAGTATACACTATTGAAATTGTCGCTCTAAACATCTGGATGTAGATATGAACACAAATATGCAGGTGTTCATATTAATCACATTCACTACTGGTcgtatcattaaaataaaatctatttcatttagaatcaaaatgaaatggagagCAAAGCCACAGCTACAGCTCATTAGAGACATCCTACACCACAGTGTGCAAATTACTGCACATAAAAGCAAATCGAGAGGTTTTTCCACTTCTTGATACTGGATGATCTTATATATTCTGTTTATGTTAAAtctcaagcaaaacaaaaaaaaatagcagaagctAACTGTAGATTAAAGTggattctgaaaaaaattctaagggtactgaaacaagaaaaatacagtagcACAAGAAAAACAGTACTACAATTATCTCTCAACTACAGATTAGGAACAATGACAGATCAAACAACTCGTTCTCTACAGTCCTGACTCAAAAGGCCTTTCTCCTGCAACTGTTAAGTTGTTGCCATTTACCTTCCAACAAATTCCCGGTTCTGAACAAACTGAAGTCTCATGCAATGGTAATCCAACAGCACAATGCTCCAAGCTAAAGCAAGATCTAAAGTGTACTGCAAACTACTTCAACTAGCCCcagctatttaaaataaagctacAACCTTAAATCAAGGTCTATCCAAGATTTTGTTGTACAAGATGTGCTCATACCACCCAAGACTGGGCTAATTTACAGAGAAGGACGCACTTCTGTGTGATCACAGTTGCCAGCTGATTGCCCCAAAGAAGCCTGGTTCCAGCTTCAGGCCATTCTAACTGGCTTAGAACAGCACGGCCCATCTCAAAAACGAGCAGACTGCTGTGGGCAGTACAGCAACTGCCAGAGGTTTTTCTCTACACTCGTAAGGAGTTACGCATACTTAAAAGTTCTACAGTttcaaggagaaaacaaagcGGCAAGTACATATAGATCTATAAAATACTTCAAACAATTGCTAAAATGTGTAGTGAACTAAACtacaaaaagcaacagcaaataGCCCATAAGCTTTTCCTCCCCCAG
It encodes:
- the SLC39A9 gene encoding zinc transporter ZIP9, encoding MDDFRSICLLSLAMLVACYVAGIIPLAVNFSEERLKLVTVLGAGLLCGTALAVIVPEGVHALYEDILEGKHHPANEMQHVMESEKVAEIAVVHEYGHDHSRLHAYIGVSLVLGFVFMLLVDQIGSSHVHTTDDPEAARSGNSKITTTLGLVVHAAADGVALGAAASTSQTSVQLIVFVAIMLHKAPAAFGLVSFLMHAGLERNRIRKHLLVFALAAPVMSMVTYLGLSKSSKEALSEVNATGVAMLFSAGTFLYVATVHVLPEVGGIAHSHRPESTGGKGLSRLEVAALVLGCLIPLVLSIGHHH